The following proteins are encoded in a genomic region of Streptomyces collinus Tu 365:
- the nuoK gene encoding NADH-quinone oxidoreductase subunit NuoK, which produces MNPVNYLYLAALLFTVGATGVLIRRNAIVVFMCVELMLNACNLAFVVFSRMHGNLDGQIIAFFTMVVAAAEVVVGLAIIVSLFRTRHSASVDDASLMKL; this is translated from the coding sequence GTGAACCCGGTCAACTACCTCTATCTCGCGGCCCTGCTGTTCACCGTCGGCGCGACCGGGGTGCTGATCAGGCGCAACGCGATCGTCGTGTTCATGTGCGTCGAGCTGATGCTCAACGCCTGCAACCTCGCGTTCGTCGTCTTCTCCCGGATGCACGGCAACCTCGACGGCCAGATCATCGCCTTCTTCACGATGGTCGTCGCCGCCGCGGAGGTCGTGGTGGGCCTCGCGATCATCGTGTCGCTGTTCCGCACCCGCCACTCGGCCTCGGTCGACGACGCCAGCCTGATGAAGCTGTAA
- the nuoL gene encoding NADH-quinone oxidoreductase subunit L, with translation MENLIALLIAAPLLGAAVLLTGGRRLDAVGHWIGTLLSAASFVIGLTLFADLLGRNAEHRTLTQHLWTWISVGSFQADVTFRLDQLSMTFVLLITGVGSLIHLYSVGYMEHDERRRRFFGYLNLFLAAMLLLVLADNYLLLYVGWEGVGLASYLLIGFWQHKPSAATAAKKAFLVNRVGDIGLSIAIMLMFTTFGTFAFGPVLSHTGDASEGRLTAIGLMLLLAACGKSAQVPLQSWLGDAMEGPTPVSALIHAATMVTAGVYLIVRSGALFNAAPDAQLAVTVVGAVTLLFGAIVGCAKDDIKKALAGSTMSQIGYMVLAAGLGPIGYVFAIMHLVTHGFFKAGLFLGAGSVMHGMNDEVDMRKYGGLRRYMPVTFVTFGLGYLAIIGFPFLSGFYSKDAIIEAAFAKGGTQGWILGSVALLGAAITAFYMTRVMLMTFFGEERWRNQPTRSPQAPSAEPAAERHGEHAEPHPHESPKIMTIPMIVLAAGSVFAGFFFHLGDRFLHWLEPVTGHSEGHSPVSAMTVTGATLVCLVVGVGIAWAQYGRKPVPVVAPRGSLLTRAARRDLLQDDFNHVVLVRGGEHLTRSLVYVDHTLVDGVVNGTAAGFGGLSGRLRRVQNGFARSYAVSMFGGAALLVAATLLMRAV, from the coding sequence GTGGAGAACCTGATCGCGCTGCTCATCGCGGCGCCCCTGCTCGGAGCGGCCGTCCTCCTGACCGGCGGCCGGCGGCTGGACGCCGTCGGCCACTGGATCGGCACGCTCCTGTCGGCCGCATCCTTCGTGATCGGCCTGACCCTCTTCGCCGACCTGCTCGGCCGGAACGCCGAGCACCGCACGCTGACCCAGCACCTGTGGACGTGGATCTCGGTCGGCAGCTTCCAGGCGGACGTCACCTTCCGCCTCGACCAGCTGTCGATGACGTTCGTCCTGCTGATCACCGGCGTCGGCTCGCTCATCCACCTCTACTCGGTCGGGTACATGGAGCACGACGAGCGGCGCCGCCGCTTCTTCGGCTACCTGAACCTGTTCCTCGCGGCGATGCTGCTGCTCGTCCTCGCCGACAACTACCTGCTCCTGTACGTCGGCTGGGAGGGCGTCGGTCTCGCCTCCTACCTGCTGATCGGCTTCTGGCAGCACAAGCCCAGCGCCGCCACGGCGGCGAAGAAGGCGTTCCTGGTCAACCGGGTCGGCGACATCGGCCTGTCCATCGCGATCATGCTGATGTTCACCACCTTCGGCACCTTCGCCTTCGGCCCGGTCCTCAGCCACACCGGTGACGCCTCCGAGGGCAGGCTGACCGCCATCGGCCTGATGCTGCTCCTCGCCGCCTGCGGCAAGTCGGCCCAGGTGCCGCTGCAGTCCTGGCTCGGGGACGCCATGGAGGGCCCCACCCCGGTGTCGGCCCTGATCCACGCCGCCACGATGGTGACCGCCGGCGTCTACCTGATCGTCCGCTCCGGTGCCCTCTTCAACGCGGCTCCCGACGCGCAGCTCGCCGTCACCGTCGTCGGCGCGGTCACGCTGCTGTTCGGTGCGATCGTCGGTTGCGCCAAGGACGACATCAAGAAGGCGCTGGCCGGCTCGACCATGTCGCAGATCGGCTACATGGTGCTGGCCGCGGGCCTCGGCCCGATCGGCTACGTCTTCGCGATCATGCACCTGGTCACGCACGGCTTCTTCAAGGCCGGGCTGTTCCTCGGCGCCGGTTCCGTCATGCACGGCATGAACGACGAGGTCGACATGCGCAAGTACGGCGGCCTGCGCAGGTACATGCCGGTCACCTTCGTCACCTTCGGCCTCGGTTACCTCGCCATCATCGGCTTCCCGTTCCTGTCCGGCTTCTACTCCAAGGACGCCATCATCGAGGCGGCCTTCGCCAAGGGCGGCACCCAGGGCTGGATCCTCGGGAGCGTGGCCCTGCTGGGCGCGGCCATCACGGCCTTCTACATGACGCGCGTGATGCTGATGACCTTCTTCGGCGAGGAGCGCTGGCGCAACCAGCCCACCCGTTCCCCGCAGGCGCCGAGCGCCGAGCCCGCGGCGGAGCGGCACGGCGAGCACGCCGAGCCGCACCCGCACGAGTCGCCCAAGATCATGACGATCCCCATGATCGTGCTGGCCGCCGGCTCGGTCTTCGCCGGCTTCTTCTTCCACCTCGGCGACCGCTTCCTGCACTGGCTGGAGCCGGTCACCGGCCACAGCGAGGGCCACTCCCCGGTCAGTGCCATGACCGTCACCGGCGCGACCCTGGTCTGCCTGGTCGTCGGCGTCGGCATCGCCTGGGCCCAGTACGGCCGCAAGCCCGTCCCGGTCGTGGCCCCGCGCGGCTCGCTGCTCACCCGGGCGGCACGGCGCGACCTGCTCCAGGACGACTTCAACCACGTCGTCCTGGTGCGCGGCGGCGAGCACCTCACGCGCTCCCTGGTCTACGTCGACCACACCCTGGTCGACGGGGTCGTCAACGGCACGGCGGCCGGCTTCGGCGGCCTGTCCGGCCGGCTGCGCCGGGTCCAGAACGGCTTCGCCCGCTCCTACGCGGTCTCGATGTTCGGCGGTGCGGCACTCCTGGTCGCCGCGACCCTGCTGATGAGGGCGGTCTGA